Proteins found in one Ctenopharyngodon idella isolate HZGC_01 chromosome 16, HZGC01, whole genome shotgun sequence genomic segment:
- the erfl1 gene encoding ETS domain-containing transcription factor ERF-like: MDCNCVSDLLLTPPVPTLWTPGIAFPDWAYKPESSPGSRQIQLWHFILELLQKEEYQGVIAWQGDYGEFVIKDPDEVARLWGIRKCKPHMNYDKLSRALRYYYNKRILHKTKGKRFTYKFNFSKVVLVNYPLLDMASSPFLLAQNHFNGGAATPDCSPVTPEALQSLFPRLPESGRGPSLFERSAGAPGPDGDKLRLDTFPFLGSGAPCYSKPPSLLGPYPRNPSFDYPWGFNPYLPGAFSLNNCPKLPPGSLYSSHFYPNPLQSSLSQLPHPFSSLLPPGDTTGAERGQTGGTNGQPPRLCIPPYPGSVPLGRTELGNGGTGVGDRERGETNTGVAGGGLGLGLGLGLGLGGLSVGSGGGGRQSPSERRKGVKQDPESDSELEITDLSDCSSENENEPDFSLGKEPGLGGRSHLLEAKSGGLGGVLPPLSSLPPPVSPHPLKSLGPLTPPPSSLPPSLSPSLSMVDRHRETETLKLAHS; this comes from the exons ATGGACTGTAACTGTGTTAGTGACCTGCTGCTCACGCCACCCGTCCCAACCCTCTGGACACCAG GCATCGCCTTCCCAGACTGGGCCTATAAGCCAGAGTCAAGCCCAGGCTCCAGGCAGATCCAGCTGTGGCACTTCATCCTGGAGCTGCTGCAGAAGGAGGAATACCAGGGGGTGATTGCCTGGCAGGGAGACTATGGTGAATTTGTGATCAAAGACCCAGACGAGGTGGCAAGACTGTGGGGCATTCGGAAGTGCAAACCTCACATGAACTACGACAAGCTCAGTCGAGCGCTTAG GTACTACTACAACAAACGCATTTTGCACAAAACTAAAGGCAAGCGCTTCACCTACAAGTTCAACTTCAGTAAGGTGGTTTTGGTGAATTACCCGCTGCTGGACATGGCCAGCTCTCCGTTCCTGCTGGCCCAGAACCACTTCAATGGAGGAGCAGCCACACCGGACTGCAGCCCTGTCACACCCGAG GCCCTTCAGTCTTTATTCCCTCGTTTGCCTGAATCGGGTCGAGGGCCCTCTCTGTTTGAGCGCAGTGCAGGGGCCCCAGGGCCTGATGGGGACAAGCTGAGACTGGACACTTTTCCTTTCCTCGGCTCAG GGGCTCCTTGTTACTCCAAACCTCCATCCCTGTTGGGTCCTTACCCGCGGAACCCCTCTTTTGACTACCCCTGGGGCTTCAACCCCTACCTCCCAGGGGCCTTTTCTCTGAACAACTGTCCCAAATTGCCCCCAGGCTCCCTCTACTCCTCACATTTCTACCCCAATCCGCTCCAGTCCAGCCTGTCTCAGCTCCCACACCCCTTCTCTTCACTCTTACCCCCTGGAGACACGACTGGGGCCGAACGCGGTCAAACGGGAGGAACTAACGGTCAGCCCCCCAGACTCTGCATCCCTCCATACCCAGGGAGCGTGCCACTTGGTCGGACTGAGTTGGGAAACGGGGGTACGGGTGTAGGCGACCGGGAAAGAGGGGAGACCAACACCGGTGTCGCAGGTGGAGGccttggtttagggttaggccTAGGATTGGGTTTGGGTGGGCTCAGCGTGGGAAGCGGAGGTGGAGGCCGTCAAAGCCCTTCCGAGCGGAGAAAGGGTGTAAAGCAGGATCCGGAGTCTGACTCTGAGCTGGAGATCACAGACCTGAGCGACTGCAGCTCGGAGAACGAGAATGAACCGGACTTCTCTCTAGGGAAGGAGCCAGGGCTGGGTGGTCGCTCACACCTTTTAGAGGCCAAATCCGGGGGTCTCGGGGGAGTCCTGCCCCctctctcttctcttcctcCACCTGTGTCTCCACATCCCCTCAAAAGTCTGGGACCCCTGACTCCTCCACCGTCATCCCTGCCTCCatccctctctccctccctcagTATGGTTGACCGGCACAGGGAAACAGAAACACTTAAACTTGCTCACAGTTAA